A window from uncultured Anaeromusa sp. encodes these proteins:
- a CDS encoding amino acid ABC transporter permease: protein MRPFEPLYILEVVPDLLPFLWVTLAVVAASVILGTAFGFVLAAAKLSRHKVLRFLGDAYTGVVRCTPAVILLFIVFYGLPKFFLDVFDYDINEIHKMFFVIIAFTLLFAAAMSEVIRSAYLAVDKGQYEAAVSVGMTPLQALYRIMLPQGAIIALPNFGNSLITLLKEGALAYTIGLVDLLGSGNLIIARNYGSYALEIYIALSVIYWSMAVVFEKAFAALEHRLSRFKRPKTA, encoded by the coding sequence ATGAGACCCTTTGAACCGCTTTATATTTTGGAAGTTGTACCCGACCTGCTGCCCTTTTTGTGGGTGACCCTGGCTGTAGTAGCAGCCTCGGTCATCCTAGGGACGGCTTTCGGATTTGTGCTGGCGGCGGCTAAACTGAGCCGCCACAAAGTTCTGCGCTTTTTAGGAGACGCCTATACCGGCGTAGTTCGCTGCACTCCGGCTGTTATTTTGCTGTTCATTGTCTTTTACGGTTTGCCTAAGTTTTTTTTGGATGTATTTGACTATGACATCAATGAGATTCATAAGATGTTTTTTGTTATTATCGCCTTTACGCTGCTCTTTGCCGCAGCTATGTCCGAGGTTATTCGCTCCGCGTATTTGGCTGTCGACAAGGGGCAATATGAGGCGGCGGTTAGCGTAGGGATGACGCCGCTGCAGGCGCTGTATCGGATTATGCTGCCCCAGGGAGCCATCATTGCGCTGCCGAACTTCGGGAACTCCTTGATTACGCTTCTGAAGGAGGGCGCGTTAGCGTATACTATCGGTTTGGTGGACCTTCTTGGTTCTGGTAACCTGATCATCGCTCGCAATTATGGCTCCTATGCCTTGGAAATTTATATAGCCTTGTCCGTGATTTATTGGAGCATGGCGGTGGTGTTTGAAAAAGCATTCGCGGCTTTAGAACACAGGCTGTCGCGGTTTAAGCGGCCTAAGACGGCGTAA
- a CDS encoding transporter substrate-binding domain-containing protein, producing MKKNIMKALGILFIAVFAVAAMGCGGKPAAKDEAAKGEKKVVRVAFTNYYVPYDFVNKAGEPDGIEVQIMKEVAKSLPQYQFKFEPTSDDDLLIGVESGKYDVGIKGVWQTEARKTKFIFPKKPIAASVIGLTFRKSDADKIKDMESFAQTAGKLVPIAPQNAQYAIVEEFNKKNAATPIKLLPSESFQVADAYTWVLEGRYDAFFDIELAYKSNVVDEKGAYHKFNDQLAYVRYKAIPTYPIFNKKDQELADAYDKAVEELTKSGKIKELEEKYFGEDLLRLVEK from the coding sequence ATGAAAAAGAACATCATGAAAGCATTGGGAATTCTTTTTATTGCCGTATTTGCCGTAGCGGCCATGGGCTGCGGCGGCAAACCAGCTGCTAAAGACGAGGCTGCCAAAGGGGAAAAGAAGGTCGTGCGCGTGGCCTTTACCAACTATTACGTGCCTTATGATTTTGTAAATAAAGCAGGCGAACCGGACGGCATTGAAGTGCAGATTATGAAGGAAGTGGCTAAGTCGTTGCCGCAGTATCAATTCAAATTTGAGCCGACCTCGGATGATGATTTGCTGATTGGTGTAGAGTCTGGAAAATATGACGTAGGCATCAAAGGCGTGTGGCAAACGGAAGCACGCAAAACCAAGTTCATCTTCCCGAAAAAACCGATTGCCGCCAGCGTGATTGGCTTGACGTTCCGTAAGAGCGACGCCGATAAAATCAAAGATATGGAAAGTTTTGCCCAAACCGCCGGCAAGCTGGTGCCCATTGCGCCGCAAAACGCTCAATATGCGATTGTAGAGGAATTTAACAAAAAGAACGCGGCTACGCCGATAAAGCTTTTGCCTTCGGAGAGCTTCCAAGTGGCAGATGCCTATACGTGGGTGCTGGAAGGACGCTATGACGCCTTCTTTGATATTGAACTGGCCTATAAGAGCAATGTAGTTGATGAAAAAGGCGCTTACCATAAATTCAATGACCAACTGGCCTATGTTCGTTACAAAGCCATTCCTACGTATCCGATCTTCAACAAGAAAGACCAGGAATTGGCTGACGCTTATGACAAGGCTGTGGAAGAACTGACGAAATCCGGAAAAATCAAAGAGCTGGAAGAAAAATATTTTGGTGAAGATTTGCTGCGGCTGGTTGAAAAATAA
- a CDS encoding amino acid ABC transporter permease yields MELNYDFMWKTFSVILAGIPVTLEITLVSLLVAAPFSFAMALARIYEVKILKDAARLYISFIRGTPIVLQILVVYSLVPSLLNSLVKSLALNIKVFEVDPIVYAYVVFAINTAALLAEVFRSALLSVHEGQIEAGLSVGMTLPQIYVRIIIPQALVAALPNLCNLSVNLIKNTSLAFLMTVKDITAIGKIQASYGYNYIEAYIDVFWVYFTLCSLAQWLFRLAEVRAGAFRQLKSY; encoded by the coding sequence ATGGAATTAAATTATGATTTTATGTGGAAAACCTTTTCCGTTATCCTGGCGGGAATTCCAGTTACCTTGGAAATTACGCTGGTTTCTCTTTTAGTTGCGGCGCCATTCAGCTTTGCTATGGCCTTAGCTCGCATTTATGAAGTGAAGATTCTTAAAGATGCAGCCAGGCTTTACATCTCTTTTATTCGGGGTACGCCGATTGTATTGCAAATTTTGGTGGTATACAGCTTGGTGCCGAGCTTGTTGAATAGCCTAGTGAAAAGCCTGGCTCTAAATATCAAGGTGTTTGAAGTCGATCCTATCGTTTATGCGTATGTTGTGTTTGCGATTAATACGGCAGCCTTGTTGGCGGAAGTTTTCCGCTCGGCGCTCTTGAGTGTGCATGAAGGCCAAATTGAAGCTGGCTTGTCGGTAGGAATGACCTTGCCGCAAATCTACGTCCGCATTATTATTCCCCAAGCATTAGTAGCGGCACTGCCGAATCTGTGCAATTTGTCGGTAAATCTAATCAAGAATACGTCGTTAGCCTTTTTGATGACCGTAAAGGATATTACGGCGATTGGCAAGATTCAAGCGTCGTATGGCTATAACTATATCGAAGCCTATATCGATGTCTTTTGGGTTTACTTTACTTTGTGCTCGCTGGCGCAATGGCTGTTTCGGCTGGCGGAAGTGCGCGCAGGGGCGTTCCGGCAGCTGAAAAGCTACTAA